One Paenibacillus crassostreae DNA segment encodes these proteins:
- the pth gene encoding aminoacyl-tRNA hydrolase, translating into MKWIVGLGNPGSAYDKTRHNIGFMAIDALAARHGIKFGPSKCKALIGEGNIAGTKVVLIKPLTFMNLSGESVQSFMSYYKAALEDLVVVYDDLDTTVGKIRLRYQGSAGGHNGIKSIIQHTGTQTFNRIRMGISRPEPGFAIVDYVLSTFPKKEKEYVLKMIDSSCDALEYSLVHSFEQTMAKFNG; encoded by the coding sequence ATGAAATGGATTGTAGGACTTGGGAATCCTGGTTCGGCTTACGATAAGACGCGTCATAATATTGGCTTTATGGCAATAGATGCTTTAGCGGCAAGGCATGGGATTAAGTTTGGACCAAGTAAATGTAAAGCATTAATCGGCGAGGGAAACATTGCTGGAACAAAGGTTGTCCTTATTAAACCATTAACTTTTATGAATCTTTCTGGTGAATCGGTGCAATCATTTATGAGTTATTATAAAGCGGCATTAGAGGATTTGGTGGTCGTGTACGATGACTTGGATACGACAGTAGGTAAAATCCGACTGAGATATCAAGGGAGTGCAGGAGGACATAATGGGATTAAATCCATTATTCAACATACAGGTACACAGACGTTCAATCGCATCCGGATGGGGATTTCTCGCCCAGAACCTGGCTTTGCAATTGTAGATTATGTGCTGTCTACTTTCCCCAAGAAAGAAAAAGAATACGTGCTTAAGATGATTGATAGTAGCTGTGATGCGCTTGAATACAGTCTTGTTCATTCGTTTGAACAAACGATGGCCAAGTTCAATGGGTAA
- a CDS encoding ribose-phosphate diphosphokinase, producing the protein MTYCDSKLKIFTCNSNPKLANQIADYIGIPMGDSHTTSFSDGEIQVKLNESVRGCHVYIVQSTCGPVNDNLMELLVMVDALKRASAKSINVVIPYYGYARQDRKARSRDPITAKLVANLIEKAGAHRVITMDLHAMQIQGFFDIPVDHMLGVPIIAQYFRSMQIENPVVVSPDHGGVVRARKLADFLNAPLAIIDKRRPEPNVSEVMNIIGHIEGKTAILIDDIIDTAGTIVLGANALMEGGVKEVYACCTHAVLSGPAMERLENSPLKEVIVTDTIPITHSNPSNKIKVLSVAPLMGEAIIRVHEELSISKLFEIE; encoded by the coding sequence ATGACTTATTGTGATTCCAAACTCAAAATATTTACTTGTAATTCTAATCCAAAGCTGGCGAATCAAATTGCCGATTATATCGGTATTCCTATGGGGGATTCCCATACAACGAGCTTTAGCGATGGAGAAATTCAAGTCAAATTGAATGAAAGTGTTCGAGGCTGTCATGTCTACATTGTACAGTCTACTTGTGGTCCAGTGAATGATAATCTGATGGAGTTGTTGGTTATGGTTGACGCATTGAAACGCGCTTCGGCCAAGAGTATCAATGTTGTTATTCCATACTACGGATACGCACGTCAAGATCGTAAGGCTCGTTCTCGTGACCCTATTACAGCGAAACTTGTAGCGAATCTTATTGAGAAGGCTGGGGCCCATCGTGTAATTACGATGGATTTACATGCTATGCAGATCCAAGGATTCTTCGATATCCCTGTGGATCATATGTTAGGTGTGCCTATCATAGCCCAATACTTCCGGTCAATGCAGATTGAGAACCCTGTTGTGGTCTCTCCAGACCATGGTGGAGTTGTTCGCGCAAGAAAATTAGCTGATTTCCTTAATGCACCGCTTGCTATAATTGATAAGCGCCGTCCTGAGCCGAATGTCAGTGAGGTCATGAATATTATCGGTCATATTGAAGGTAAGACGGCGATATTAATCGATGATATCATTGATACCGCAGGAACAATTGTTCTTGGTGCAAATGCTCTGATGGAAGGTGGAGTGAAGGAAGTCTATGCCTGCTGTACACATGCTGTACTATCAGGACCAGCAATGGAACGACTTGAGAATTCTCCACTGAAGGAAGTTATTGTAACAGATACGATTCCAATTACACATTCGAACCCGAGCAACAAAATTAAGGTATTGTCTGTAGCTCCGTTGATGGGTGAAGCTATCATTCGTGTTCATGAAGAATTGTCGATTAGTAAACTTTTCGAGATAGAGTAA
- the glmU gene encoding bifunctional UDP-N-acetylglucosamine diphosphorylase/glucosamine-1-phosphate N-acetyltransferase GlmU: protein MKRMAIVLAAGQGKRMKSKLYKVLHPVCGKPMVGHVLDTVQQVNSERVIVIVGHGAETVKSYLGDAAEYVLQEQQLGTGHAVKQASPLLGNEVGSTIVICGDTPLVTPETLEGLVKLHESQHAAATVLTALMDNPKGYGRVIRGEDGNVLRIVEQKDCTLEEDAVHEINTGTYCFDNAKLFAALEKVTNQNAQQEYYLTDVIGILVNANDTVLGYVTNDVAESIGVNDRLALSEAEQFMRERIAKRHMLNGVTIIDPSSTVIGADVTIGSDTILYPGTMIKGSTVIGEECVIGPNSDINSSIISNNAIVKHSVLDHAEVGQRTTVGPFAYLRPGSILGEDVKIGDFVEVKNATINNGSKVSHLSYIGDATVGKNVNVGCGAITVNYDGYNKSVTEIEDDAFIGSNVNLIAPVKVGKGAFIVAGSTITHSVGENEMAIGRERQVNKPGYAEKIRNQAIAKKNKQL from the coding sequence TTGAAAAGAATGGCTATAGTTCTTGCTGCAGGTCAGGGAAAAAGAATGAAATCAAAATTATACAAAGTGCTTCATCCTGTTTGTGGAAAACCGATGGTGGGACATGTTCTCGATACCGTACAACAAGTCAACAGTGAACGTGTGATTGTAATCGTTGGCCATGGTGCGGAAACAGTAAAATCCTATCTAGGTGACGCTGCTGAATATGTTCTTCAAGAACAGCAATTAGGTACCGGTCATGCCGTTAAGCAGGCTTCCCCATTACTTGGTAATGAAGTGGGCTCTACCATTGTCATCTGTGGTGATACGCCCTTAGTTACGCCAGAGACGCTAGAAGGACTCGTGAAGTTACATGAGAGCCAACATGCGGCAGCGACTGTATTAACCGCCCTTATGGACAATCCTAAGGGATACGGCCGCGTTATTCGTGGTGAAGATGGTAATGTGCTACGGATTGTGGAGCAGAAGGATTGTACACTAGAGGAAGATGCAGTACACGAGATTAATACAGGGACGTATTGTTTCGATAATGCTAAATTGTTTGCTGCACTTGAGAAAGTTACGAATCAGAATGCACAACAAGAATACTATTTGACCGATGTCATTGGGATTCTGGTGAACGCTAACGATACAGTTCTCGGATATGTTACGAATGATGTAGCCGAATCCATTGGTGTTAATGATCGATTAGCGCTTTCTGAGGCCGAACAATTTATGAGAGAAAGAATTGCAAAGCGACATATGTTGAATGGTGTGACTATTATAGATCCATCTTCGACAGTTATTGGCGCAGATGTTACAATTGGTTCAGACACGATTTTGTATCCAGGTACAATGATTAAGGGGAGTACCGTAATAGGCGAGGAATGTGTCATCGGACCTAATAGTGACATTAATTCATCTATTATTTCCAATAATGCAATAGTTAAGCATTCGGTTCTAGATCATGCTGAAGTAGGTCAGCGAACTACAGTTGGTCCATTTGCTTATTTGCGCCCAGGGTCTATACTTGGAGAAGACGTGAAGATTGGCGATTTCGTCGAAGTGAAGAACGCTACCATTAATAATGGTTCCAAAGTGTCTCATTTGAGTTACATTGGGGATGCTACTGTCGGGAAGAATGTCAATGTAGGCTGTGGTGCAATAACTGTTAACTACGATGGGTATAATAAATCCGTGACAGAGATTGAAGATGATGCCTTTATTGGTAGTAATGTTAATCTGATTGCTCCTGTCAAAGTAGGTAAGGGTGCTTTTATTGTAGCGGGTTCCACAATTACACATTCTGTTGGTGAGAATGAAATGGCGATCGGAAGAGAACGTCAGGTGAATAAACCTGGTTATGCAGAGAAAATTCGCAATCAGGCTATTGCTAAGAAGAACAAACAATTGTAG
- the spoVG gene encoding septation regulator SpoVG, with translation MQITDVRLRRVNSEGRMKAIASITIDNEFVVHDIRVIDGNNGMFVAMPSKRTPDGEFRDIAHPISSGTREKIQSAVLAEYESAANEEEEEVIEEGA, from the coding sequence ATGCAAATTACGGATGTCAGACTTCGTCGGGTAAATTCCGAAGGTAGAATGAAAGCAATCGCATCCATTACCATTGATAACGAATTTGTTGTTCATGACATTCGGGTTATTGATGGAAATAACGGAATGTTTGTTGCAATGCCAAGCAAACGTACTCCTGATGGAGAATTCCGAGACATTGCTCACCCAATCTCTTCTGGTACTCGGGAGAAGATTCAGTCTGCTGTATTAGCAGAATATGAAAGTGCAGCTAATGAAGAGGAAGAAGAAGTGATTGAAGAAGGCGCTTAA
- the purR gene encoding pur operon repressor: MKKLKRSARLVEMTQYLLNRPHTLIPLTAFADRYGAAKSSISEDLAIIKEVFESEGMGELLTFAGATGGVRFIPKMTKEKALHFAEELCARLEQKDRILPGGYLYMSDLLGEPSLMNEAGKIFATTFADKEIDCVMTVETKGIPLAYATGAQLNLPVVLVRRDHQVTEGSAVSINYVSGSHKSIHTMSLSRRALKDKSKVLIVDDFMKAGGTIQGMVDLLAEFDAEVAGVGVLVESGAVDNEERLLHDYISIAKLTTVDFKSKQIIVTPGNFFEI; encoded by the coding sequence GTGAAAAAATTAAAGCGAAGTGCACGATTAGTAGAGATGACGCAATATCTGTTAAACAGACCACATACATTAATTCCTCTAACGGCGTTTGCAGATCGATATGGGGCAGCTAAATCTTCTATAAGTGAGGATCTAGCAATTATTAAAGAAGTATTTGAGAGCGAAGGCATGGGAGAACTTCTAACATTCGCAGGAGCAACCGGTGGAGTGAGATTTATTCCTAAGATGACTAAGGAGAAGGCACTTCATTTCGCTGAGGAACTATGTGCTCGACTAGAGCAGAAAGACCGGATTTTGCCTGGAGGATATTTATATATGTCCGATTTACTGGGTGAGCCATCGCTTATGAATGAAGCGGGTAAAATTTTTGCAACGACTTTTGCTGATAAAGAGATTGATTGTGTGATGACTGTAGAGACGAAAGGTATTCCTTTAGCTTATGCCACAGGAGCACAGCTTAATTTACCAGTAGTGCTCGTCCGTCGTGATCATCAAGTGACAGAGGGGTCTGCGGTAAGCATTAATTACGTTTCAGGTTCACACAAAAGTATTCATACGATGTCTTTGTCACGGCGTGCTCTGAAGGATAAATCTAAAGTGCTTATTGTAGATGACTTTATGAAGGCGGGCGGTACCATTCAAGGTATGGTAGACTTATTAGCTGAATTTGATGCAGAGGTAGCGGGAGTCGGTGTATTGGTAGAATCGGGAGCTGTTGATAATGAAGAACGCTTACTCCATGATTATATATCCATTGCTAAATTGACAACTGTGGATTTCAAGAGTAAACAAATTATTGTTACACCGGGTAATTTTTTTGAAATATAA
- the ispE gene encoding 4-(cytidine 5'-diphospho)-2-C-methyl-D-erythritol kinase — translation MKTYEKAPAKINLMLDVLHKRPDGYHEVEMVMTMVDLADRLEMVELPRDTIIISSQVGYIPLDEKNLAFQAARLIKDRYDVKRGVHIHLDKKIPVAAGLAGGSSDAAATLRGLNRLWGLNIPMIELQELGAELGSDVPFCVTGGTALATGRGEVLHSICNPPQCWVVLAKPPINVSTQEVYTRLRSDQISKHPSAADMIAAIQSGSFQEVCEQLGNVLEDVTLKLHPEVQQLKEAMMRLGADGTLMSGSGPTVFGLVSKESKVPRIYNGLRGFCREVYAVRLLT, via the coding sequence TTGAAAACCTATGAGAAAGCACCGGCTAAAATAAACTTGATGCTGGATGTATTACATAAACGTCCGGATGGTTATCACGAGGTCGAAATGGTGATGACTATGGTTGATCTGGCAGACCGTTTAGAAATGGTAGAATTACCAAGAGATACAATTATTATATCGAGCCAAGTTGGGTATATTCCTTTGGATGAGAAGAATCTGGCATTCCAAGCGGCTAGACTTATTAAGGATCGATATGATGTAAAACGAGGTGTCCATATTCATTTGGACAAAAAAATTCCGGTAGCAGCAGGATTGGCTGGGGGAAGTAGCGATGCAGCAGCCACCCTTAGGGGTCTGAATCGTCTCTGGGGTCTTAATATTCCGATGATAGAGTTACAAGAGTTGGGGGCCGAACTTGGCTCTGACGTGCCTTTCTGCGTAACTGGTGGGACTGCACTCGCTACAGGAAGAGGAGAAGTGTTACATTCTATATGTAATCCTCCACAATGTTGGGTTGTATTAGCTAAACCACCTATTAATGTGTCAACACAAGAAGTGTATACGAGATTGAGGAGTGATCAGATCTCGAAGCATCCATCAGCCGCAGATATGATTGCCGCTATCCAATCAGGAAGCTTTCAGGAAGTCTGCGAACAACTTGGTAATGTACTTGAGGACGTTACCTTGAAGTTGCACCCTGAAGTCCAACAATTGAAGGAAGCAATGATGAGATTAGGTGCGGATGGTACGTTAATGTCAGGAAGTGGACCAACAGTGTTCGGTCTTGTATCAAAAGAATCAAAAGTGCCAAGAATATATAATGGATTACGGGGATTCTGTCGTGAGGTATATGCCGTAAGACTATTGACCTAA
- a CDS encoding protein sspF, with amino-acid sequence MSRKRRSVMSEDLKNELAKDLGFYDTVEKEGWGGIRAKDAGNMVKRAIELAEKAAARNPNL; translated from the coding sequence ATGAGCCGTAAGCGACGTAGTGTAATGTCAGAGGATCTCAAGAATGAGCTTGCTAAGGACTTAGGTTTCTATGACACGGTTGAAAAAGAGGGCTGGGGTGGAATTAGAGCTAAGGACGCAGGGAATATGGTGAAACGAGCGATTGAACTTGCAGAGAAGGCAGCAGCTAGGAACCCAAATTTATAA
- the veg gene encoding biofilm formation stimulator Veg, translating to MAKNALLEIKYSLDAHVGQKIMLRANGGRRKTVERTGILEETYPSVFIVKLDQEQETFKRVSYSYADILTSAVEVTICENNNEMQLEYIKV from the coding sequence ATGGCTAAAAATGCACTGTTAGAGATCAAGTATAGTCTCGATGCTCATGTAGGTCAGAAAATTATGTTACGTGCCAATGGTGGTCGCCGCAAGACTGTTGAGCGGACCGGTATTTTGGAAGAGACGTACCCATCTGTTTTTATTGTAAAGCTTGATCAAGAACAAGAAACTTTTAAACGTGTTTCATACAGTTATGCTGATATCCTAACTTCTGCTGTAGAAGTTACGATTTGTGAGAATAACAATGAAATGCAGCTTGAGTATATCAAAGTATAA
- the yabG gene encoding sporulation peptidase YabG: protein MNLGDLVVRRSYGGDIAFRIEELQQDYAILKGTEFRLLADSPLKDLMRAPTVPVSEKIQQAQARASESLSSLQRQRKEQSALHQAQLSGGRDLAQEVSFFEIPGKVLHLDGDHNYLQKSLRIYEQLRVPAEGHYVRESGMADALYRLLPQVQPDIVVITGHDGVLKHRQNRDLHSLSSYKNSQNFVSAIQVARKYERHLDSLTIVAGACQSHFEALLQSGANFASSPGRILIHALDPVYVAAKAAFTSVRETINMNDVLSNTISGSQGVGGVESRGSYRMGLPRLNDLSTLKVTPSAM from the coding sequence ATGAATTTGGGCGACTTGGTTGTCCGCCGCTCATATGGCGGAGATATAGCGTTCCGTATTGAAGAATTGCAGCAAGACTACGCTATCCTGAAAGGCACAGAGTTCCGACTATTGGCGGATTCTCCGCTTAAAGACTTAATGAGAGCACCAACTGTACCTGTAAGCGAAAAGATCCAGCAGGCGCAAGCAAGAGCCAGCGAGTCTTTATCGTCGCTTCAAAGGCAACGCAAGGAGCAGTCAGCTCTCCATCAAGCTCAATTAAGCGGAGGAAGAGATCTAGCGCAGGAAGTCTCATTCTTTGAAATACCAGGTAAAGTACTTCATTTGGATGGAGATCACAATTATTTGCAAAAAAGCCTTCGAATCTATGAGCAACTACGTGTGCCTGCAGAGGGACATTATGTTAGGGAGTCTGGCATGGCGGATGCCTTATATCGTCTATTACCACAGGTCCAACCTGATATTGTCGTAATCACAGGTCATGATGGCGTATTAAAGCATAGGCAGAACCGAGACCTGCATAGCTTGAGCAGCTATAAGAATTCTCAGAACTTTGTATCTGCCATTCAGGTGGCGCGAAAGTATGAACGTCATTTGGATTCTTTGACCATTGTAGCAGGTGCTTGTCAGTCTCATTTTGAAGCGTTGCTTCAGTCGGGAGCTAATTTTGCTAGTTCACCAGGTCGAATTCTTATCCATGCGCTGGATCCTGTATACGTAGCAGCTAAAGCTGCATTCACATCCGTTCGAGAGACGATTAACATGAATGATGTGTTGAGCAATACAATTAGTGGTAGCCAGGGTGTGGGTGGAGTTGAGTCTCGTGGAAGTTATCGAATGGGCTTACCCCGTCTGAATGATCTTTCTACTCTGAAAGTAACACCTTCTGCGATGTAA
- the rsmA gene encoding 16S rRNA (adenine(1518)-N(6)/adenine(1519)-N(6))-dimethyltransferase RsmA: protein MNQLDNIATPGRTKDIIRRHGFSFKKSLGQNFLIDQNILNKIVEAAELDPTKGALEIGPGIGALTERLAQSAGTVTAVEIDKRLIPILEEVLEPYPHVHVQQADVLDVDLPALFESNFKDVSKVSVVANLPYYVTTPILMKLLEEKLPLEHIVVMIQKEVAERMAASPGGKEYGSLSIAVQYYSVPKLICTVPHTVFIPQPNVDSAVIRLTVREQPPVETKDEAHFFDVVRSSFTQRRKTISNNLKSRYTLPEGRERIDAMLVQAGIEPSRRGETLSLQEFATLSNVLYEAGIV, encoded by the coding sequence ATGAATCAATTAGATAATATTGCTACACCAGGACGAACGAAGGATATCATTAGACGCCATGGTTTCTCTTTTAAGAAGAGCTTGGGTCAGAACTTCCTCATCGATCAGAATATTCTGAATAAAATTGTTGAAGCTGCAGAGTTAGATCCCACCAAAGGGGCTTTAGAAATTGGTCCAGGGATTGGTGCACTTACAGAAAGGCTAGCACAAAGTGCGGGTACTGTGACTGCGGTGGAGATTGATAAACGTCTTATTCCTATACTTGAAGAAGTATTGGAGCCATATCCGCATGTACATGTCCAACAAGCAGATGTGCTTGATGTAGACTTACCAGCGTTGTTTGAATCTAATTTCAAGGATGTGTCTAAGGTAAGTGTTGTAGCTAATCTACCGTATTATGTTACGACACCTATTCTGATGAAGTTATTGGAAGAGAAGCTTCCATTGGAGCATATTGTTGTCATGATTCAGAAGGAAGTTGCTGAACGTATGGCTGCATCACCGGGTGGTAAGGAGTATGGAAGTCTCAGTATTGCGGTTCAATATTACAGTGTGCCGAAGTTGATTTGTACTGTACCACATACGGTCTTTATTCCTCAGCCAAATGTAGATTCAGCAGTTATTCGTCTAACTGTTCGTGAACAACCACCAGTTGAGACAAAGGATGAAGCGCATTTCTTCGATGTGGTACGATCCTCATTTACTCAGAGACGGAAGACGATTTCGAATAACCTGAAGAGTAGATATACGCTTCCCGAAGGACGCGAGCGAATTGATGCCATGTTAGTGCAAGCTGGAATAGAACCTTCAAGACGCGGAGAGACACTTAGCTTACAGGAATTCGCGACACTTAGTAACGTGTTATATGAAGCGGGTATTGTTTAG
- the rnmV gene encoding ribonuclease M5: MIKEIIVVEGRDDTTAIKRAVEADTIETGGSAINARIIQRIALAQKRRGVIIFTDPDHAGERIRKIIANKVPGCKHAFIPEADATRKGDIGVENASPDAIRHALARVHTSYEGAESLIDMEDLVGAGLIVHPNAAARRMEMGNILGIGYCNGKQFLKRLAIFQITRDEFISALAQVEEGGKE; the protein is encoded by the coding sequence ATGATTAAGGAAATTATTGTCGTGGAGGGTCGCGATGATACAACAGCTATTAAGAGGGCGGTAGAGGCGGATACCATTGAGACAGGCGGTTCCGCTATTAATGCACGAATAATACAGCGAATTGCATTAGCACAGAAGCGCAGGGGGGTTATTATTTTTACTGACCCTGACCATGCAGGCGAACGCATTCGCAAAATAATAGCTAATAAAGTACCAGGATGTAAGCATGCTTTCATACCAGAAGCCGATGCGACTCGTAAAGGGGATATTGGTGTGGAGAATGCATCTCCTGATGCGATAAGACATGCTTTAGCTCGAGTACATACATCCTACGAGGGTGCAGAGAGTTTAATTGACATGGAGGATCTTGTTGGAGCAGGTCTTATAGTTCACCCGAATGCAGCTGCTCGGAGAATGGAAATGGGTAATATTCTTGGAATAGGGTATTGTAACGGCAAGCAATTTCTGAAACGTCTCGCCATATTTCAAATTACGCGTGATGAATTCATTAGTGCCCTCGCCCAAGTTGAAGAGGGAGGTAAAGAATAG
- a CDS encoding 3D domain-containing protein, with protein MGIFKEETHDSSSSSMTYAPRWKVENLSKISVAAIALIAITLTVLLFSSIHGRKQVYLVIDGQVSAIETQHAMLDQMLEEQAIVLRPEDKVSVSLNSSLEDGDKVHIQRAVEVNLTADGESITRFTSQKTVQDVIQDIGITLDEDDKVFPELTTEITDNLEIKVIRINKQIVERVEELPFRVIKTSDPTIVKGNVKVVQNGQSGTLVQQIEKIYQDGQFVTMSLVGKEVVEAKDKVVAVGTKVEKPKAVVATTTVSTKNVNSKNNRVSKAGVDFTYKKVLNNVSMTAYSAEEDGIGTRTASGTRVTEGRTIAVDTSVIPMGWWVYIEGIGFRRAEDTGGAIKGNKVDVYYDSIQNARNFGRKNGKTVYVIGPVKPELN; from the coding sequence GTGGGCATTTTCAAAGAAGAAACCCATGATTCATCATCATCCAGCATGACTTACGCACCGCGTTGGAAGGTTGAAAATTTAAGTAAGATCTCAGTAGCAGCTATTGCCCTAATAGCGATTACCTTGACTGTTCTTTTGTTCAGTAGCATTCATGGGCGTAAACAGGTGTATTTGGTCATTGATGGACAAGTGAGTGCCATCGAAACGCAACATGCTATGCTAGATCAAATGTTGGAAGAACAAGCGATTGTTCTAAGACCAGAAGATAAGGTATCCGTTTCACTTAATAGTTCGCTTGAAGATGGGGATAAAGTCCATATTCAACGTGCAGTTGAAGTTAATTTAACAGCCGACGGTGAATCTATAACTAGGTTTACATCACAAAAGACAGTACAAGATGTTATTCAAGATATAGGTATTACTTTGGATGAAGACGATAAAGTATTTCCTGAGTTGACGACAGAGATAACAGATAATTTGGAGATTAAAGTTATTCGAATTAATAAGCAGATTGTTGAACGTGTGGAGGAACTCCCCTTCCGTGTCATCAAGACATCCGACCCAACGATTGTGAAAGGTAATGTCAAGGTGGTTCAGAATGGACAGTCTGGAACACTGGTTCAACAAATCGAGAAAATATATCAAGATGGACAATTTGTAACGATGAGTTTGGTAGGAAAAGAAGTAGTGGAAGCTAAGGACAAGGTCGTTGCTGTGGGTACGAAGGTGGAGAAACCTAAGGCTGTTGTAGCAACAACTACTGTTAGCACTAAGAATGTAAACTCAAAGAATAATCGAGTCAGTAAAGCTGGCGTCGATTTCACTTATAAAAAAGTGCTTAATAACGTATCCATGACGGCATACTCTGCCGAAGAAGACGGTATTGGAACGCGGACTGCATCAGGCACACGAGTAACAGAAGGTCGTACGATTGCAGTGGACACTAGCGTTATTCCTATGGGATGGTGGGTGTACATTGAAGGTATTGGCTTCCGTCGTGCAGAAGATACAGGTGGAGCAATCAAGGGGAATAAGGTTGATGTATATTATGACTCCATACAGAATGCCCGTAACTTCGGACGCAAGAATGGTAAAACAGTATATGTGATAGGACCTGTTAAGCCTGAACTGAACTAA
- a CDS encoding TatD family hydrolase — protein sequence MDLFDTHTHLDAPQFDEDRDEVIARAVEGGVSRMVNIGFNRETIPTTMALAEKYDFIYAAVGWHPVDAITMKKDDLEWIASLCQHDKVVAIGEIGLDYHWDTSPKDIQQQVFRQQIGLARELKMPIVIHNRDAHEDVVRILREEKAKDVGGIMHSYSGSWETAKICLDMGFHLSFGGPITFKNAKQPKEVLAQVPMDRLLLETDSPYLTPHPFRGKRNESAHVRLVAEAAAQIKGMDLEEIAQITTKNSLGLFGIM from the coding sequence ATGGACTTGTTCGACACACATACACATCTGGATGCTCCACAATTCGACGAAGATCGTGATGAGGTAATTGCACGCGCTGTTGAAGGCGGAGTTAGTAGGATGGTTAATATAGGATTTAACAGAGAGACGATTCCGACAACGATGGCACTCGCTGAGAAATATGACTTTATCTATGCTGCTGTTGGTTGGCACCCAGTGGATGCGATCACAATGAAGAAGGACGACTTAGAATGGATTGCATCCCTTTGCCAACATGATAAGGTTGTAGCCATTGGTGAGATCGGGTTGGATTATCATTGGGATACTTCTCCTAAAGATATACAACAACAAGTGTTTCGCCAACAGATTGGACTAGCCCGGGAATTAAAAATGCCAATTGTGATTCATAACCGAGATGCCCATGAGGATGTAGTTAGAATTCTAAGAGAAGAGAAGGCCAAAGACGTAGGAGGGATTATGCATTCTTACTCTGGTAGTTGGGAAACTGCTAAAATATGCCTTGATATGGGATTCCATTTGTCGTTTGGAGGTCCGATCACATTTAAGAATGCTAAACAACCAAAAGAAGTATTAGCACAGGTGCCCATGGATCGATTATTACTCGAAACTGATTCCCCATATCTTACACCACATCCATTTCGTGGAAAGAGAAACGAGAGTGCTCATGTTAGGTTAGTAGCAGAAGCAGCGGCTCAAATAAAAGGGATGGATTTAGAGGAAATTGCCCAAATAACCACCAAAAATTCACTGGGTTTATTTGGGATTATGTGA